From Enterococcus mundtii, the proteins below share one genomic window:
- a CDS encoding SPJ_0845 family protein translates to MGLKFERTDNFDKLFESFGVDPEKTVAPKEDIDRFLKPKSDPKKDKKKK, encoded by the coding sequence ATGGGATTGAAATTTGAGCGTACAGATAATTTCGACAAACTATTTGAATCTTTTGGCGTTGATCCGGAAAAGACCGTTGCTCCAAAAGAAGATATTGACCGCTTTTTAAAACCAAAAAGCGACCCAAAAAAAGACAAAAAAAAGAAATAA